In the genome of Deltaproteobacteria bacterium, the window CCGGTCGATGGAAAGATTGGTCCGTGTCCGACACCTGAAGAAATACTTCCCCGTCAAGCAGGGTCTTTTGGGAGGGGGCAAGCGGTTCGTCAAGGCCGTGGACGATGTCTCCTTCGAGATAGGTCGGGGCGAAACCCTGGGCCTGGTGGGCGAATCAGGCTGCGGCAAGTCCACCGTGGGCAGGACCATCATGAGGTTGGTAGAGCCCACGGGAGGAGAGGTCTTTCTCGGGTCAAAGGCGATCTTCAGCCTCACCGAGGAAGAGCTTCGGGCTGTCAGGAAGGAGATGGCCATCGTGTTCCAGGATCCATATTCCTCGCTTGACCCGAGGTTGCGGGTAATGGACATCGTCGCCGAGCCCCTGAGAACCCACACGAGCCTGACCGGAACCAAGTTGAGAGGGAAGGTACTGGAACTCCTCCGGCACGTGGGTTTGGGAAGTGAACATCTGGCCCGCTACCCCCACGAGTTCAGCGGGGGGCAGAGACAGCGGATCGCCATAGCCAGGGCTCTCGCGTTGAACCCCTCCTTCCTGATCCTCGACGAGCCCACCTCGGCACTGGATGTATCGG includes:
- a CDS encoding ATP-binding cassette domain-containing protein, encoding MERLVRVRHLKKYFPVKQGLLGGGKRFVKAVDDVSFEIGRGETLGLVGESGCGKSTVGRTIMRLVEPTGGEVFLGSKAIFSLTEEELRAVRKEMAIVFQDPYSSLDPRLRVMDIVAEPLRTHTSLTGTKLRGKVLELLRHVGLGSEHLARYPHEFSGGQRQRIAIARALALNPSFLILDEPTSALDVSVQAQVLNLITGLQKTFDLTYLFISHNLAVVEHISHRVIIMYLGRIVEAGPTDAIFLNPAHPYSKALLSAVPNPDPDRQTEEFVLMGDVPSPVDVPSGCAFRTRCPLARDICRDRLPLLTEIEEGHSAACHLV